The following proteins are encoded in a genomic region of Haloarcula marina:
- a CDS encoding NADH-ubiquinone oxidoreductase-F iron-sulfur binding region domain-containing protein, whose amino-acid sequence MTSLTDRGDTVVRVAASDHDDVAVTVDAGVGGTVARVGSTGVPALEPLVVVTRDGRSGFYARCSDDRIADIASACLADADVTAADPDAVADHDPAATSLPPVDLPGLDTDRPVLGGCGWRRPESAGDHADAGGFADAEADAVFDAGATLLGRGWGDWCRDRPLVEAWETAAEVDEAPAVVVNGHGSTTDSLLLASAPMEVLDGAMALTDAVDAERLVVYLSEADERAAERVRAAADGYPDPAAAVEVHTGPAVYRAAEPTMALEAIEGNHRLEARLRPPGPDSVGLDGHPTLVHTPRTLAHLSVTLRRDEPPETRVVTVDGDVDTSATVELSADAPLSTALDAVSLTGEFKAACVGGRFGGLTDSLDVRPTPEALTAAGLGTDGRVELLTDDRCLLSFVGKRAQFAADANCGRCVPCREGTTQLAELLRDIYDGAYDPDAVDELTDVMAETSICAFGVDAGRPARTAMESFGAELAAHAEGRCPAGSCPDMLEVSH is encoded by the coding sequence ATGACATCTCTCACAGACCGGGGCGACACGGTCGTCCGGGTCGCGGCGTCGGACCACGACGACGTGGCGGTGACGGTCGACGCGGGCGTCGGCGGCACCGTCGCGCGCGTCGGGTCCACTGGCGTACCGGCACTCGAACCACTCGTCGTGGTCACGCGCGACGGCCGGAGCGGTTTCTACGCCCGGTGTTCCGACGACCGCATCGCGGACATCGCGTCGGCCTGCCTCGCCGACGCGGACGTGACGGCGGCCGACCCGGACGCCGTCGCGGACCACGACCCTGCGGCCACGTCACTCCCGCCCGTCGACCTCCCCGGCCTCGATACGGACCGGCCCGTTCTCGGTGGCTGTGGCTGGCGACGGCCTGAGAGCGCGGGCGACCACGCCGACGCCGGTGGGTTCGCCGACGCAGAGGCGGATGCGGTGTTCGACGCGGGCGCGACTCTCCTCGGTCGCGGGTGGGGCGACTGGTGTCGGGACCGCCCGCTGGTCGAGGCCTGGGAGACGGCCGCCGAAGTCGACGAGGCACCCGCCGTCGTGGTGAACGGCCACGGGTCGACGACGGACTCGCTCCTCCTCGCCAGCGCGCCGATGGAAGTCCTCGACGGCGCGATGGCCCTGACGGACGCGGTTGACGCGGAGCGACTGGTCGTCTATCTCTCCGAGGCCGACGAGCGAGCGGCCGAGCGAGTCCGGGCGGCCGCCGACGGCTACCCGGACCCGGCCGCCGCCGTCGAAGTCCACACCGGCCCCGCCGTCTACCGGGCCGCCGAACCGACGATGGCGCTCGAAGCCATCGAGGGGAACCACCGCCTCGAAGCGCGACTCCGGCCGCCCGGTCCGGACTCGGTCGGCCTCGACGGCCACCCGACCCTGGTCCACACGCCGCGGACCCTCGCCCACCTCTCCGTGACCCTCCGCCGCGACGAACCGCCCGAGACCCGCGTCGTCACCGTCGACGGGGACGTGGATACCTCGGCGACCGTCGAACTCTCCGCGGACGCGCCGCTGTCGACGGCGCTGGACGCGGTGTCGCTCACGGGCGAGTTCAAAGCGGCCTGCGTCGGCGGCCGCTTCGGCGGCCTCACCGACTCGCTGGACGTGCGGCCGACGCCCGAGGCCCTCACGGCGGCGGGCCTCGGGACCGATGGCCGCGTCGAACTGCTCACCGACGACCGCTGTCTCCTCTCGTTCGTCGGGAAGCGCGCGCAGTTCGCCGCCGACGCCAACTGCGGGCGCTGTGTGCCCTGCCGCGAGGGGACGACCCAACTCGCGGAACTGCTCCGCGACATCTACGACGGGGCGTACGACCCCGACGCCGTCGACGAACTGACCGACGTGATGGCCGAGACGAGCATCTGCGCGTTCGGCGTCGACGCCGGACGCCCCGCGCGGACGGCGATGGAATCGTTCGGCGCCGA